A single window of Zea mays cultivar B73 chromosome 10, Zm-B73-REFERENCE-NAM-5.0, whole genome shotgun sequence DNA harbors:
- the LOC100217064 gene encoding Vacuolar protein-sorting-associated protein 11-like protein: MYQWRKFEFFEEKSAGRGGGGGSAAAVPAEIAGRVTCCSGGRGRVAVGCDDGTVGLLDRGFRLSYGFQAYASSVLFLQQLKQRNVLVTVGDDDQSSSQASAICLKVFDLDKVQEEGSSTTTPFCVQILRIFTDQFPQAKITSFMVLEEAPPILMIAIGLDNGFIYCIKGDIARERITRFKLQVEAASDGSTSLPITGLGFRVEGQAHQLFSVTPGSVTLFSLHIQPPRRQTLDQIGCQTNAVAMSDRMDLIIGRPEAVYFYEVDGRGPCWAFDGEKKFVGWFRGYLLCIIEDQRTHKSTLNVYDLKNRLIAHSMPVGDVSHLVCEWGYIILIMSDKKILCIGEKDMESKLDMLFKKNLYTVAINLVQSQQADPASTAEVLRKYGDHLYGKQEYDEAMSQYIHTIGHLEPSYVIQKFLDAKRIYNLTNYLEKLHDRGLASKDHTTLLLNCYTKLKDVEKLNHFIKDEDGVGEIKFDVETAIRVCRAAGYHEHAMFVAKKAGRHELYLKILLEDLGRYDEALQYISGLEANQAGLTVKEYGKILVEHRPAETVEILLRLCTDVGDPTSRRGSNSMHLLMIPSPMDFVNIFVHSPQYLMGFLENYIKTVTDSPAQTEIHNTLLELYISNDLSFPSISQENEYENHYIKEIKGKETANVYRSGIKEKTGLGKEDPKVAKNIVDRRRKGLALLKSAWTSEMEDPLYDVDLALILCNTNAFKDGLLFLYEKLKLYKEVISCYKQAHDHQGLIACCKKLGDSSQGGDPSLWGDLLKYFGDLGEDCSKEVKEVLTYIEKEDVVPPIVVLQTLSKNPCLTLSVVKDYIARKLEQESKLIEDDRKSIDKYQAETELMKREIQDLKTNAKVFQLSKCSACTFTLDLPAVHFLCMHSFHLRCLGDNEKECPECAPEYRSVMEAKQKLEQNARDHDLFFRQLRGSKDGFSVIADYFSKGIVSKTTLPPENGR; encoded by the exons ATGTACCAGTGGCGCAAGTTCGAGTTCTTTGAGGAGAAGTCTgccggccgcggcggcggcgggggttCAGCCGCCGCCGTGCCGGCCGAGATCGCGGGCCGAGTCACCTGCTGCTCGGGCGGCCGGGGCCGCGTCGCGGTGGGGTGCGACGACGGCACCGTGGGCCTTCTCGACCGCGGGTTCCGCCTCTCCTATGGCTTCCAGGCCTACGCCTCCTCGGTCCTCTTCCTCCAGCAGCTCAAG CAAAGAAATGTTCTTGTCACGGTTGGAGACGATGACCAGTCATCTTCTCAGGCATCAGCAATCTGTCTAAAGGTTTTTGACCTCGATAAAgtacaagaagaaggatcaagcaCAACAACTCCTTTCTGTGTTCAAATTTTGCGGATCTTCACTGATCAATTTCCTCAAGCAAAG ATTACATCATTTATGGTTCTAGAAGAAGCACCACCCATACTGATGATTGCCATTGGACTGGACAATGGTTTCATTTATTGCATCAAAGGTGACATTGCACGTGAGCGTATTACACGTTTCAAGTTGCAAGTTGAGGCTGCTTCAGATGGCAGCACTAGTTTGCCTATTACTGGTCTTGGTTTTCGAGTTGAGGGGCAAGCACACCAGCTCTTTTCTGTAACTCCTGGTTCTGTAACCTTGTTCAGCTTGCATATTCAACCACCAAGGAGGCAAACACTTGATCAGATTGGTTGTCAGACGAATGCTGTAGCAATGAGTGACCGTATG GACTTAATTATTGGTAGACCTGAAGCTGTATATTTCTACGAAGTTGATGGTAGAGGCCCTTGCTGGGCATTTGATGGTGAGAAAAAGTTTGTAGGTTGGTTTCGAGGCTATTTACTCTGCATTATTGAAGATCAGAGAACACATAAAAGCACACTTAATGTTTATGATCTTAAGAATCGGTTGATTGCACATAGCATGCCTGTGGGGGATGTTTCACACTTAGTATGTGAGTGGGGTTATATTATTCTCATAATGTCAGACAAAAAGATTCTGTGCATTGGAGAGAAAGACATGGAAAGTAAGCTTGATATGTTGTTCAAGAAAAATCTTTATACAGTTGCAATCAATCTTGTACAAAGTCAGCAGGCTGATCCTGCTTCCACTGCTGAGGTGCTGCGGAAGTATGGTGACCATCTGTATGGAAAACAGGAATATGATGAGGCTATGTCCCAGTATATCCACACTATTGGTCATCTTGAACCATCGTATGTTATACAGAAGTTCCTTGATGCAAAGCGCATCTACAACTTGACAAATTATTTAGAGAAGTTACATGATCGAGGGTTAGCATCTAAAGACCACACCACCCTTCTGTTGAACTGCTATACCAAATTGAAAGATGTGGAGAAACTTAACCATTTTATCAAGGATGAAGATGGGGTTGGTGAGATCAAGTTTGATGTGGAAACTGCCATAAGAGTATGCCGAGCAGCTGGATATCATGAACATGCTATGTTTGTGGCAAAAAAGGCTGGGAGGCATGAGTTGTACTTGAAGATTTTACTTGAGGATCTTGGTAGATATGACGAGGCACTGCAATATATATCTGGCCTCGAGGCAAACCAGGCAGGTCTTACTGTAAAAGAATATGGGAAAATTCTTGTGGAACATAGGCCTGCTGAAACAGTTGAAATACTGTTAAGGCTCTGTACAGATGTTGGAGATCCTACGTCGAGAAGAGGTTCAAACAGTATGCACTTGCTTATGATACCATCCCCAATGGACTTTGTGAATATATTTGTGCACAGCCCGCAATATCTGATGGGATTTCTGGAAAATTATATCAAAACAGTAACGGACTCACCTGCGCAAACAGAAATTCATAACACCCTTCTGGAGCTCTATATTTCAAATGATTTGAGCTTCCCGTCTATCTCTCAAGAAAATGAATATGAGAATCACTATATCAAAGAAATAAAAGGTAAAGAAACTGCTAATGTCTATAGGTCAGGAATAAAGGAAAAAACTGGTCTTGGAAAAGAAGATCCTAAAGTAGCAAAGAATATTGTTGATAGGAGAAGGAAAGGGCTTGCGTTACTCAAATCTGCTTGGACATCTGAGATGGAAGATCCTTTGTATGATGTTGATCTTGCTCTCATTCTTTGTAACACTAATGCATTCAAAGATGGTTTGCTATTTCTATATGAGAAACTAAAACTTTACAAAGAGGTTATTAGTTGTTACAAGCAAGCACATGATCATCAAGGTTTAATTGCATGTTGCAAGAAGTTGGGGGACTCATCTCAAGGAGGGGATCCTTCTCTCTGGGGGGATCTATTGAAGTATTTTGGGGATCTTGGGGAAGATTGCTCTAAAGAAGTTAAAGAGGTCTTGACCTACATTGAGAAAGAGGATGTTGTACCTCCCATCGTTGTGCTACAGACACTATCAAAAAACCCATGCTTGACACTCTCAGTCGTCAAAGATTACATTGCTCGCAAGCTTGAACAAGAATCAAAGCTAATTGAAGATGATAGAAAATCCATTGATAAGTATCAG GCAGAGACAGAGTTGATGAAAAGGGAAATACAAGATCTCAAGACGAACGCGAAGGTTTTCCAACTGAGCAAGTGTAGCGCGTGCACTTTCACCCTTGATCTACCTGCTGTCCATTTCCTGTGCATGCACTCGTTCCACCTTCGCTGCCTTGGTGACAACGAAAAAGAATGCCCAGAATGCGCGCCTGAATACAGATCCGTCATGGAGGCAAAGCAGAAGCTAGAGCAAAACGCCAGGGACCATGATCTCTTTTTCAGGCAGTTGAGGGGTTCCAAGGACGGCTTCTCTGTCATTGCAGACTATTTTAGCAAGGGCATAGTGAGCAAGACAACCTTACCTCCTGAGAATGGACGGTAG